From the Pseudodesulfovibrio indicus genome, the window ATCCTTGCCCAGGGTCTTGCCCTTGGCCTCCAGGACCTTGACCAGATACTTCTCGGCCATGCCCGGATTGGCGTCCACGGCTTCGGAAATGGACTCGGCCACGGAGCTGATCATGCCCATGGCCTCCTTGGTCACGGTTTCGATGGCCTGGTCGAAATAGGACTCGGCCAGCTCCATCTCGTCCCGCTTGACGTGGATCTTGCCTATCTCCGTCTTGCGGTAGGCATTGAGCGGACTGAGACGGTCGAGCTTCTTCATGTACTTGAGCATCTCGTTCTCGTCCACGCCCCGGTAGGCGTCCACCAGCTTCTTGATGGGCTCCAGGTATATCTTGGAGCTTTCGTGCGCCTGGTGGTAGCAGTTTAGCGCCTTTTCCAGCTCGTTCTGGGCTATGTGGATGTCGCCCTGGAGCATGAGTCCGGCCGGGCTTTCGGGCTTGAGCTGGAGAACCTTCTTGGCGACCTGCATGGCCTCCATGTATTTGCCCGCGGCCAGGCAGCGCTTGCCGATGGACATGAGCTCGCTGAGCTTGCCCTGGGGCTTCACGGTGAAGGCCATCTTCTCGATGATGTTGTTCATGGAGGCGGGCTTGGAGATGACGTTGCTGACGCCGATCTCGTAGAAGAAGGCGATGTTCTCGCGCTTGGTCTCGCCCACCAGAACGATGATCTTGAGATCGGGCAGCAGCCGCTTGAGGGTCAGAAGGGTGTCGGTGCTGGTGACCCCGCCGACCATGCGCTCGATGAACACGATGCATTCCATGGACCGTTTCGTCAGGTCCTGGATCTTTTTCAACCCCGCCTGCAGGGTCTCCACCGCGAACAGGCAGTCGCGCTTGGTCCCGATGATCTTGAAGATGGTCGAGGAAAGCATCTTCTTGAACAGCGGGTCTTCGCTGATGAGCACGATGGTTCCCTGCGCCTTCTCGAAATATTCATAGACGATGGCGTCGTATTTCCCGGACATTTTCTCCCCTGGAGTGGCTGGTAGTGGCTGTTTCGCGCATGGGTACACCGCCACACGCGCGAGCAGAGAATGGCACGGGCCAATATGAAAGGAAATGATAAATACACCCCTCGGGGGAGGGGTCAGAACTCGTAGACGTCGCCCGGTTCGGGCACGAAGGCGTTGACTTCCGGCACGGTCTGGATGGCCATCTTGATCATGTCCATCATGGTGTGGCGGATGGTCCGTTTCATGTGCACCAGGGCGCACGCCTTGGCCCCGGACTTGCGGGCCATTTCCAGGGAGGTGCCCACGTCGCCGTGGCCCAGGGTGATCTCGTCCAGGGTGAACGCCTCGTGGACCACCAGGTCGCAGTCCTCGGCCAGGTCCACGGTGGCGTCCGTGGGCTTGCCGTCGCCGGAGTAGTACAGCGACTTGCCCCCGGCATCCAGGCGGATGGCCAGGCAGGGCATGGAATGGTCGTTGAGCGCGAAGCGGAACCGGAAGCCGCTGTGCTTGAAGTCCTCGCCCGGCACGCACTCGATGAAGAAGATCTCGAACTTGGCCTTGGTCATGGCGTTGGAATAGGCCAGCTCCATGAGCCGGTTGAACCGCGACTCGATGCCGTTGGGGCCGAGGATGGTCAGCCGCTTGGTGCGCCCCTCCTCGATGGAGCGGACGACCAGGGCCGGAAGGCCGAAGTAGTGGTCGGCGTGGAAATGGGAGACGAACACCGCGTCGAGATCCAGCGGACGGGTGGCCAGGCTCCAGAACCGGCAGGTAGCGGTGAACCCGCAATCCAGGAGGATGGAGGAGTCTCCGGACTCCACGAGCAGTGAGGTGTTGGGGAGCAGTTCGTCAAAGGCCTCGCCCACCCCGGCAAAGGTCACGCGCATGTGCTTCTCCTGCGTCTCAGACTTCGCATAGGGCCGCAGTATTTACCAAATATCCGATTAGGGCAAGGGGGATTTCAATTAATCGTCATCGCGATTCCGAACATCCTCCCGCCAGGAGTTGAGCGGGGCGTAACACCCCTGCCCGGCGTGCTGGGACCGCTTGACCTGCTCCGCGGTCTCCGGGTCCAGCATCAGCCCGCACATGTACCGGCCCGCCTCCCCGTCCCAGAACAGGTCGGGGCAGCGGCGCATGTAGCCGTATCTCCTGTGGGATTCCATACAGGGGTCCTGAAGGCAGCACCACCCGCAGCCGACGCACGGTTTGGACATGAGCAATTTCTCCTTGATCCGGTTGGCCGAACCGATACCGCCCCCGCCCGCGAATTGCAAGAATACACCGCTTGACAGACCTCTCAATCACATCCATAAACAATCTCTATTGGTAGCCAAAAGAGACATAATGTCATACACCGCCTGCATACAAGCCATGGACTCCTACCTCATAGTGACGGTCTCCGGCTCCATTGAATCCAGCGAGGAACTCGCCGACCTGGCCGGACTGCTGGTGAGCATGGGCCGGGAATACGGATTGACCAGGGCGCTGCTCAAGGAATACCGGCTGACAAAGAACGTCGACGCCCTGGACATCTACAGCGTGGGCGAGTCCCAGGTATCCGTGGAGGCCGCCGCCATGGGCGCCCGGGTGGCCTGCCTGCCCAATCCCGACGAAATACAGCTGGCGCACACGCTGGAGACCGTGCTCTGCAACCGCTCGGTCAACTACCGCATCTTCGAGGACGAAGAGACGGCCGTGGCCTGGCTGACCAGCTG encodes:
- a CDS encoding tetratricopeptide repeat protein encodes the protein MSGKYDAIVYEYFEKAQGTIVLISEDPLFKKMLSSTIFKIIGTKRDCLFAVETLQAGLKKIQDLTKRSMECIVFIERMVGGVTSTDTLLTLKRLLPDLKIIVLVGETKRENIAFFYEIGVSNVISKPASMNNIIEKMAFTVKPQGKLSELMSIGKRCLAAGKYMEAMQVAKKVLQLKPESPAGLMLQGDIHIAQNELEKALNCYHQAHESSKIYLEPIKKLVDAYRGVDENEMLKYMKKLDRLSPLNAYRKTEIGKIHVKRDEMELAESYFDQAIETVTKEAMGMISSVAESISEAVDANPGMAEKYLVKVLEAKGKTLGKDDIALFNKLGIALRGQGKWKEAIENYANALRISPEDEGLFYNMGMAYYDGGDKRMAVKCFDDALRINPDFYKVSEAVSMNLGTLYAEVRDYERALPCFESALKLNPKNGQARRKVAALKEAVG
- a CDS encoding MBL fold metallo-hydrolase produces the protein MRVTFAGVGEAFDELLPNTSLLVESGDSSILLDCGFTATCRFWSLATRPLDLDAVFVSHFHADHYFGLPALVVRSIEEGRTKRLTILGPNGIESRFNRLMELAYSNAMTKAKFEIFFIECVPGEDFKHSGFRFRFALNDHSMPCLAIRLDAGGKSLYYSGDGKPTDATVDLAEDCDLVVHEAFTLDEITLGHGDVGTSLEMARKSGAKACALVHMKRTIRHTMMDMIKMAIQTVPEVNAFVPEPGDVYEF